The Haemorhous mexicanus isolate bHaeMex1 chromosome 5, bHaeMex1.pri, whole genome shotgun sequence genome contains a region encoding:
- the LOC132328049 gene encoding inositol 1,4,5-trisphosphate receptor-interacting protein-like 1, producing MDTWVLWLLLLQIAVPYPQPVGDGLDEVTRLRTEVRAKLREEETIGLEREVEQLVLKQGAWAWGDLLCSAWQHWQVWALAGLLLLLLALWYWGRKRSLRREEREEGHGGGNEEGVEIVDANEEDVGNEEEGDSDLDGEESDSEDGRAQEVDNAAANEERDGAANEVGHEAANAANANDAGNEVEQYRHRADNFGRIVMERIQWPVQDLQEGCTWTRNLMEHFAIYFRRVLSNSFYPVLQGAIGVGSAFEGWSPREQDVVYQVLIPMTPPRGHSFHLELGTAGQRRLRNFHVRVQQECTCTREQQDKNMLCFLHHPEEELRRCQDPSLLHTLCTGSYLDVEKTARWFYQLVRAIWPALLESHRWHLVLLPSRRSCQLKVTNGRESYRIELLFGVRQGNSDVFVSSQPRQAHTSSTIWPESYAVAEMKFFRYIARRAPPDSLHLKCLQFFTRLQLGLGFSTYTIKTIVMHMLSVLPASQWRRRHFVRRLMDISESLRTCVEMRHLNHFIVGNQRLPQGISLPPEVLMARSRNLFHDLEMDPVAHSQAVSQYVDLHHWLKRILKNEQ from the coding sequence atggacACCTGGGTGTTGTGGCTCTTGCTCTTGCAAATTGCTGTCCCGTACCCACAGCCCGTGGGTGATGGCTTGGACGAGGTGACACGTCTGCGAACGGAGGTGCGTGCCAAGCTCCGGGAAGAGGAGACGATTGGTCTGGAGCGGGAGGTGGAGCAGCTGGTCCTGAAGCAGGGTGCCTGGGCCTGGGgagacctgctctgctctgcctggcagcactggcaggtctGGGCTcttgctgggctcctgctccttctcctggcacTCTGGTattgggggaggaaaaggagcctgaggagagaggagcgTGAAGAAGGACATGGTGGTGGGAATGAAGAGGGAGTCGAAATTGTGGATGCAAATGAAGAAGATGTCGGaaatgaagaggaaggagacagtGACCTGGATGGGGAGGAAAGCGACAGTGAGGACGGCCGGGCCCAGGAGGTCGACAATGCTGCTGCGAATGAAGAACGTGATGGTGCTGCGAATGAAGTTGGCCATGAGGCTGCAAATGCAGCAAACGCCAATGATGCTGGAAATGAAGTGGAACAATACCGCCATCGTGCCGATAACTTTGGAAGGATCGTGATGGAGCGCATACAGTGGCCtgtgcaggacctgcaggaaGGATGCACATGGACAAGAAACCTGATGGAGCATTTTGCAATTTACTTTCGACGGGTCTTGTCCAACAGTTTCTATCCGGTGCTGCAAGGAGCTATcggggtgggcagtgccttCGAAGGTTGGAGTCCCCGTGAGCAGGATGTTGTGTACCAGGTGCTCATACCCATGACACCTCCTCGAGGGCACAGCTTCCACctagagctgggcactgcagggcagaggcGCCTGAGGAACTTCCACGTCCGCGTGCAGCAGGAGTGCACCTgcaccagggagcagcaggataagaacatgctgtgcttcctgcaccaccctgaggaggagctcaggaggtgTCAGGATCCCAGCCTCCTTCATACCCTGTGCACGGGCTCCTACCTGGACGTGGAGAAAACTGCCCGCTGGTTCTACCAACTGGTGAGAGCAATCTGGCCGGCTTTGCTTGAGTCACACCGTTGGCATttagtgctgctgccctccagacGCTCTTGCCAGTTGAAGGTGACCAACGGCAGAGAAAGCTACCGGATCGAGCTGCTGTTTGGGGTGCGGCAAGGCAACTCAGACGTCTTTGTCAGCAGTCAGCCGAGGCAAGCCCACACCTCAAGCACAATCTGGCCGGAGAGCTACGCCGTGGCCGAGATGAAGTTCTTCAGGTACATCGCCAGGCGGGCCCCCCCTGACAGCTTGCACCTGAAATGCCTGCAGTTCTTCACTCGTCttcagctgggcttgggctTCTCCACCTATACCATCAAGACCATTGTCATGCACATGCTGAGCGTCTTACCCGCGTCACAGTGGCGCAGGAGGCATTTTGTGAGGCGGCTGATGGATATCAGCGAGAGCCTGCGCACATGTGTGGAAATGAGACACCTCAATCACTTCATTGTGGGCAACCAGAGGCTTCCTCAGGGGATCAGCTTGCCCCCAGAGGTCCTAATGGCCCGGTCACGCAATCTCTTCCACGACCTGGAGATGGATCCGGTTGCCCACTCCCAGGCAGTGAGCCAGTACGTGGATCTGCACCACTGGCTCAAACGAATCCttaaaaatgagcagtga
- the LOC132328051 gene encoding inositol 1,4,5-trisphosphate receptor-interacting protein-like 1, whose amino-acid sequence MDTWVLWLLLLQIAVPYPQPVGDGLDEVTRLRTEVRAKLREEETIGLEREVEQLVLKQGAWAWGDLLCSAWQHWQVWALAGLLLLLLALWYWGRKRSLRREEREEGHGGGNEEGVEIVDANEEDVGNEEEGDSDLDGEESDSEDGRAQEVDNAAANEERDGAANEVGHEAANAANANDAGNEVEQYRHRADNFGRIVMERIQWPVQDLQEGCTWTRTLMEHFAIYFRRVLSNSFYPVLQGAIGVGSAFEGWSPREQDVVYQVLIPMTPPRGHSFHLELGTAGQRRLRNFHVRVQQECTCTREQQDKNMLCFLHHPEEELRRCQDPSLLHTLCTGSYLDVEKTARWFYQLVRAIWPALLESHRWHLVLLPSRRSCQLKVTNGRESYRIELLFGVRQGNSDVFVSSQPRQAHTSSTIWPESYTVAEMKFFRYIARRAPPDSLHLKCLQFFTRLQLGLGFSTYTIKTIVMHMLSVLPASQWRRRHFVRRLMDISESLRTCVEMRHLNHFIVGNQRLPQGISLPPEVLMARSRNLFHDLEMDPVAHSQAVSQYVDLHHWLKRILKNEQ is encoded by the coding sequence atggacACCTGGGTGTTGTGGCTCTTGCTCTTGCAAATTGCTGTCCCGTACCCACAGCCCGTGGGTGATGGCTTGGACGAGGTGACACGTCTGCGAACGGAGGTGCGTGCCAAGCTCCGGGAAGAGGAGACGATTGGTCTGGAGCGGGAGGTGGAGCAGCTGGTCCTGAAGCAGGGTGCCTGGGCCTGGGgagacctgctctgctctgcctggcagcactggcaggtctGGGCTcttgctgggctcctgctccttctcctggcacTCTGGTattgggggaggaaaaggagcctgaggagagaggagcgTGAAGAAGGACATGGTGGTGGGAATGAAGAGGGAGTCGAAATTGTGGATGCAAATGAAGAAGATGTCGGaaatgaagaggaaggagacagtGACCTGGATGGGGAGGAAAGCGACAGTGAGGACGGCCGGGCCCAGGAGGTCGACAATGCTGCTGCGAATGAAGAACGTGATGGTGCTGCGAATGAAGTTGGCCATGAGGCTGCAAATGCAGCAAACGCCAATGATGCTGGAAATGAAGTGGAACAATACCGCCATCGTGCCGATAACTTTGGAAGGATCGTGATGGAGCGCATACAGTGGCCtgtgcaggacctgcaggaaGGATGCACATGGACAAGAACCCTGATGGAGCATTTTGCAATTTACTTTCGACGGGTCTTGTCCAACAGTTTCTATCCGGTGCTGCAAGGAGCTATcggggtgggcagtgccttCGAAGGTTGGAGTCCCCGTGAGCAGGATGTTGTGTACCAGGTGCTCATACCCATGACACCTCCTCGAGGGCACAGCTTCCACctagagctgggcactgcagggcagaggcGCCTGAGGAACTTCCACGTCCGCGTGCAGCAGGAGTGCACCTgcaccagggagcagcaggataagaacatgctgtgcttcctgcaccaccctgaggaggagctcaggaggtgTCAGGATCCCAGCCTCCTTCATACCCTGTGCACGGGCTCCTACCTGGACGTGGAGAAAACTGCCCGCTGGTTCTACCAACTGGTGAGAGCAATCTGGCCGGCTTTGCTTGAGTCACACCGTTGGCATttagtgctgctgccctccagacGCTCTTGCCAGTTGAAGGTGACCAACGGCAGAGAAAGCTACCGGATCGAGCTGCTGTTTGGGGTGCGGCAAGGCAACTCAGACGTCTTTGTCAGCAGTCAGCCGAGGCAAGCCCACACCTCAAGCACAATCTGGCCGGAGAGCTACACCGTGGCCGAGATGAAGTTCTTCAGGTACATCGCCAGGCGGGCCCCCCCTGACAGCTTGCACCTGAAATGCCTGCAGTTCTTCACTCGTCttcagctgggcttgggctTCTCCACCTATACCATCAAGACCATTGTCATGCACATGCTGAGCGTCTTACCCGCGTCACAGTGGCGCAGGAGGCATTTTGTGAGGCGGCTGATGGATATCAGCGAGAGCCTGCGCACATGTGTGGAAATGAGACACCTCAATCACTTCATTGTGGGCAACCAGAGGCTTCCTCAGGGGATCAGCTTGCCCCCAGAGGTCCTAATGGCCCGGTCACGCAATCTCTTCCACGACCTGGAGATGGATCCGGTTGCCCACTCCCAGGCAGTGAGCCAGTACGTGGATCTGCACCACTGGCTCAAACGAATCCttaaaaatgagcagtga
- the LOC132328048 gene encoding inositol 1,4,5-trisphosphate receptor-interacting protein-like 1 — MDTWVLWLLLLQIAVPYPQPVGDGLDEVTRLRTEVRAKLREEETIGLEREVEQLVLKQGAWAWGDLLCSAWQHWQVWALAGLLLLLLALWYWGRKRSLRREEREEGHGGGNEEGVEIVDANEEDVGNEEEGDSDLDGEESDSDDGRAQEVDNAAANEERDGAANEVGHEAANAANANDAGNEVEQYRHCADNFGRIVMERIQWPVQDLQEGCTWTRTLMEHFAIYFRRVLSNSFYPVLQGAIGVGSAFEGWSPREQDVVYQVLIPMTPPRGHSFHLELGTAGQRRLRNFHVRVQQECTCTREQQDKNMLCFLHHPEEELRRCQDPSLLHTLCTGSYLDVEKTARWFYQLVRAIWPALLESHRWHLVLLPSRRSCQLKVTNGRESYRIELLFGVRQGNSDVFVSSQPRQAHTSSTIWPESYAVAEMKFFRYIARRAPPDSLHLKCLQFFTRLQLGLGFSTYTIKTIVMHMLSVLPASQWRRRHFVRRLMDISESLRTCVEMRHLNHFIVGNQRLPQGISLPPEVLMARSRNLFHDLEMDPVAHSQAVSQYVDLHHWLKRILKNEQ, encoded by the coding sequence atggatACCTGGGTGTTGTGGCTCTTGCTCTTGCAAATTGCTGTCCCGTACCCACAGCCCGTGGGTGATGGCTTGGACGAGGTGACACGTCTGCGAACGGAGGTGCGTGCCAAGCTCCGGGAAGAGGAGACGATTGGTCTGGAGCGGGAGGTGGAGCAGCTGGTCCTGAAGCAGGGTGCCTGGGCCTGGGgagacctgctctgctctgcctggcagcactggcaggtctGGGCTcttgctgggctcctgctccttctcctggcactgtggtattgggggaggaaaaggagcctgaggagagaggagcgTGAAGAAGGACATGGTGGTGGGAATGAAGAGGGAGTCGAAATTGTGGATGCAAATGAAGAAGATGTCGGaaatgaagaggaaggagacagtGACCTGGATGGGGAGGAAAGCGACAGTGATGACGGCCGGGCCCAGGAGGTCGACAATGCTGCTGCGAATGAAGAACGTGATGGTGCTGCGAATGAAGTTGGCCATGAGGCTGCAAATGCAGCAAACGCCAATGATGCTGGAAATGAAGTGGAACAATACCGCCATTGTGCCGATAACTTTGGAAGGATCGTGATGGAGCGCATACAGTGGCCtgtgcaggacctgcaggaaGGATGCACATGGACAAGAACCCTGATGGAGCATTTTGCAATTTACTTTCGACGGGTCTTGTCCAACAGTTTCTATCCGGTGCTGCAAGGAGCTATcggggtgggcagtgccttCGAAGGTTGGAGTCCCCGTGAGCAGGATGTTGTGTACCAGGTGCTCATACCCATGACACCTCCTCGAGGGCACAGCTTCCACctagagctgggcactgcagggcagaggcGCCTGAGGAACTTCCACGTCCGCGTGCAGCAGGAGTGCACCTgcaccagggagcagcaggataagaacatgctgtgcttcctgcaccaccctgaggaggagctcaggaggtgTCAGGATCCCAGCCTCCTTCATACCCTGTGCACGGGCTCCTACCTGGACGTGGAGAAAACTGCCCGCTGGTTCTACCAACTGGTGAGAGCAATCTGGCCGGCTTTGCTTGAGTCACACCGTTGGCATttagtgctgctgccctccagacGCTCTTGCCAGTTGAAGGTGACCAACGGCAGAGAAAGCTACCGGATCGAGCTGCTGTTTGGGGTGCGGCAAGGCAACTCAGACGTCTTTGTCAGCAGTCAGCCGAGGCAAGCCCACACCTCAAGCACAATCTGGCCGGAGAGCTACGCCGTGGCCGAGATGAAGTTCTTCAGGTACATCGCCAGGCGGGCCCCCCCTGACAGCTTGCACCTGAAATGCCTGCAGTTCTTCACTCGTCttcagctgggcttgggctTCTCCACCTATACCATCAAGACCATTGTCATGCACATGCTGAGCGTCTTACCCGCGTCACAGTGGCGCAGGAGGCATTTTGTGAGGCGGCTGATGGATATCAGCGAGAGCCTGCGCACATGTGTGGAAATGAGACACCTCAATCACTTCATTGTGGGCAACCAGAGGCTTCCTCAGGGGATCAGCTTGCCCCCAGAGGTCCTAATGGCCCGGTCACGCAATCTCTTCCACGACCTGGAGATGGATCCGGTTGCCCACTCCCAGGCAGTGAGCCAGTACGTGGATCTGCACCACTGGCTCAAACGAATCCttaaaaatgagcagtga